Proteins from one Triticum aestivum cultivar Chinese Spring chromosome 7A, IWGSC CS RefSeq v2.1, whole genome shotgun sequence genomic window:
- the LOC123149229 gene encoding basic blue protein-like — translation MALGRSMSSSGAVALGLVLTLCFATSGFSKTEWIVGGWKGWTFGVHGWERNKTFYPGDVLVFKYNPKMHNVVVVNKDEEFLCRAGAVGDDTYTSGYDKLELGSQGPMYAISSKPGDCEGGMKLEVHITTRR, via the exons ATGGCACTAGGTAGAAGCATGAGCAGCAGTGGCGCCGTTGCTCTTGGGTTGGTGCTAACCCTGTGCTTCGCAACCAGTGGTTTTAGCAAGACGGAGTGGATAGTCGGAGGTTGGAAGGGGTGGACCTTTGGTGTTCATGGCTGGGAGAGGAACAAGACCTTCTACCCTGGTGACGTGCTTG tgttcaagtatAATCCCAAGATGCATAACGTGGTGGTGGTGAATAAAGATGAGGAGTTCCTCTGCAGGGCCGGTGCTGTCGGGGACGATACATATACCTCTGGCTACGACAAGCTCGAGCTCGGTAGCCAAGGCCCGATGTACGCCATCAGCAGCAAACCTGGAGACTGTGAGGGTGGAATGAAGCTTGAAGTTCACATCACAACGCGTAGATGA
- the LOC123154694 gene encoding uncharacterized protein: MVRWSPPPPRDLELFPFPSLGGHDPVSLSLLVACVAATVAIASTMCSACGRKPKAVSQEPAADAQASDASGSQGGAEGEEEVVTLPPELATHGPIEPPLLPKTASRRKLSVSMSMGVGKSMSMKVGKSLANIPDKMKLSKLEPRHKEKDDPEDTLWKKSIILGGKCKIPGERDAEAADPDAAADAADEMTFGAFRRPSYSRPVSRSNSFSVHQPLPEPPPMQSYSKS; encoded by the coding sequence ATGGTGaggtggtcgccgccgccgccgcgggaccTCGAGCTTTTCCCCTTCCCCTCTCTGGGCGGCCACGACCCCGTCTCGCTCTCCCTGTTGGTGGCGTGCGTCGCGGCCACCGTGGCGATCGCCTCGACCATGTGCTCGGCGTGCGGCCGCAAGCCCAAGGCGGTCAGCCAGGAGCCCGCCGCGGACGCCCAGGCCTCCGACGCCTCCGGGAGCCAGGGCGGcgcggaaggggaggaggaggtggtgacGCTGCCGCCGGAGCTGGCCACGCACGGGCCGATcgagccgccgctgctgccgaagACGGCGTCGCGGCGGAAGCTGTCCGTGTCCATGTCCATGGGCGTGGGCAAGAGCATGTCCATGAAAGTGGGCAAGAGCCTCGCCAACATCCCGGACAAGATGAAGCTGAGCAAGCTGGAGCCGCGCCACAAGGAGAAGGACGACCCCGAGGACACGCTGTGGAAGAAGTCCATCATCCTCGGCGGCAAGTGCAAGATCCCCGGCGAGAGGGACGCCGAGGCCGCCGACCCCGACGCGGCCGCCGACGCCGCGGACGAGATGACCTTCGGCGCCTTCCGCCGGCCCAGCTACTCCCGGCCCGTGTCCCGCTCCAACTCCTTCTCCGTCCACCAGCCCCTGCCCGAGCCTCCCCCAATGCAATCCTACTCTAAATCTTGA